The following is a genomic window from Chryseobacterium ginsenosidimutans.
TACTTTTGGATAAAGATGGAAAACTATGCACAAATAGTGATTCTAATAAAAAATGTAACTCTTGTATCTCTTTTGAAGAAACTATAGATAACCGATATATTTCGGCGGGAGTAAGAGAAGGATTAAAGCTGTTGAAAATAAAAAGATTAGGAAATTCCAGTGGTCATCATGAAAGATTTTTAGAAGGAAAAAAATTATTTAAAAGTGTTGATTCTTTGATTGCCGTTTCCAGTAGAGTAAAAGAAATTTATCAGGAAAATGGATATGATAATGATTTGTTTATTGTAAATCATATCGGGAATTATACGGCTGATGAAAGTTTTAGAAATAATTTTAAGGGAAGGGTGAAAAAAGATCCTATTCAAAAATTAAAATTGGGATTTATTGGTAATTTGCATTTTCATAAAGGAGCCAATTTGTTTTTGAAATTAGTAGAAAATAGTGATCACGAATTTCATATTTATGGTGGGATAGATGATTCCGTTTTAGAAAAGATACAATCAATGCATCATGTATTTTATCATGGCAGATATCAGCACAGCGATTTGGTCAATATTTTAAAGCAAATTGATTTGGGATTGGTATTGTCGATTTGGGAAGATAATGCTCCACAGGTTGTTTTTGAATTTTTAAATGCCGGAGTTCCTGTTATCGGAACCAAAATGGGTGGGATACCGGATTTTGTCAATGAAAATAACGGGTTTCTTTTTGAGAATAATGACACGGGTATTGAATCTGTTTTAAAGTTGATGAACTCGGAAGAAATTTATAATTTATACAATAGGGTAATTAATACAATAGAAGGAACGAAAACAGCCTCACAACATATGGATGAGCTGATGAAAATTTATAATCAGATTTTATGATCAGATTTTTAAAACTATTAAATTTAATTCGTTCTAAAATAATCATGTTATTTAGACAATACTTGCAATCTGTAGATTGGAGATTGAATAATGGGCATAATAGTACCACTTTAGGGAAACATATTTCCAGTATAGATAAGGTGAAAGTAGGGAAATATTCTTATGGTCAGCTCAATATTGAAGCCTATGATCATAAAGATGAAAAATTAGTAATAGGAAACTTTGTGAGTATTGCTTCTAACGTTCGTTTTATTTTGGGTGGAAATCATCAGATCAATACTTTTTCTACGTTTCCTGTTAAATCAGTTTTTATTAAACACAGTCCTCAACATGATGCGATGACAAGAGGAGCAATAGAAGTTGAAGACGAAGTTTGGATAGGAGCGAATTCTATAATTATGTCGGGTGTAAAACTAGGTAAAGGATCCATAGTAGCAGCGGGAAGTATTGTAACGAAAAATGTTGAGCAATTTTCTATAGTTGGAGGTAATCCTGCTAAGTTTATCAGATGGAGAATTCCTGAAGAATTGATCGAGGAAAGAAAAAAGATTAATTTGATTGATTTTGATACTGAATTAATTAAAAAGGAAAACAGTATATTTTACAGAACATTGGATAAAGACATTTTAGATTCCATAAAAAAAATAAAAAATAAGTAATGCAGGTTTCAATTATAATTGTAAATTATAATACAAAAGTTATCACAAATAATTGCATAGATTCTATCATTTCTAAAACACGAGATATAGAATATGAAATTATATTAGTTGATAATGGATCTACAGACGGCTCCAAAGAGTATTTTGAACAAAGAGAAGAAGTAAAGTACATCTATTCCAAAGAAAATCTCGGTTTTGGAAAAGCCAATAATCTGGGAAATCAATATGCAACCGGAGAATTTTTATTTATACTGAATTCTGACACTGTTTTAATTGAAAATTCAATAAAAATTTTAAAAGATTTTTTTGAAAGTAACGAGAGTAAATTAAATATTGGGGTTTTAGGAGCAGTTTTATGTGATGAAAATTTAAATATGATCAATACTGCAGGTTCATTTCCTCAGATTAAATTTTATATTTTGGATTATTTAAATTTATTTCTTAAAACAAAATATAAAACATACAAAAAAATTGATTTTAACGATATCACGAAAGTGGATATGGTAAGCGGTGCAGATATGTTTTTAAGAAGAGGATTATTTAATGAAGTTAATGGTTTTGATGAGAATTTTTTCCTTTATTTTGAAGAAACGGATCTGCAAAAAAGAATTTTTAACTTATTCAAAATAAATTATATTACCAATCAAACAAAGATAATTCACCTGGAAGGTGCAAGTTCCAAGGTAAATAATTGGAAAAGAAAAATTATACAAGATAGTCAGACATTATATTTTAGGAAAAATGAAAGTAAGAATTTTTTGAAATATGTTTTTTTTGAATTATTATGCAGTCCAATAAGATTGTTGAACTCAAATTATAGCTTTAAAGAAAATATAAGTTTCTTACAAAATAACATAAAGAATCTTTTATGAAAATAGCAATAATAGGAAGTAAGGATTTTGACAGTTTGGAATATCACCTTCATGATTCATTACAATTCATGGGACATAATATTTTTCATATTGATGTAAAAGATGTTATTAAAATACCCTATAAATATAATTATTGGGCAACAAAATTTTTCCCAAAATATGATGAACGTATTTTTACTAAAATAGCAGATCGCATTATTGATGAAAAACCAGATTTGGTAATTGGTGTTTATCGTTTTATTCATCCAAACTGTATCAAAAAAATAAAAAATGCCCTGAAAAATGTTAAAGTAATTCACATTAATCCTGATGCTTTGACGACTTTTGAATATCAACAGATATTTGTTTCAGATTACGACGCGTATTTTACTAAGGATTCTTATATTGTAGATTTTATGAAAGGCAAGATGAATTTGAATGCTCATTATCTTCCTGAAGCTTTTAATCAAAGAGTACATAAATCTGTTGATAAGGAAAAAGCAGTATTGGAAAAAGCGATTAATATTGATGTAGTTACTTTCGGTACAATGTATCCTTATCGTGCCAATATGGTGAAAAGTTTAATCAATAACGGTATAGATATAAAGTTGTTTGGTGTGCCGGATCGGCGATTTCCTCAAAAAGCTGTCGAAAATAATTTTACCAATGAATTTATAACAGGAGATAGAAAATCTGAGGTTTTATTAGGTTCTAAAATAGTATTTAATAATTTCCACTATGCAGAAATAGAATCTGTAAACGTAAAGTTTTTTGAAATTGGGGGTATCGGAGCATTTCAGATTTGTGACTATAAACCGATAATTAAAGAATATTCTGCCATTGACCCAGAAAAGTTTACGTATAAAAATATAAATGAGGCTGTAGAAAAAATACAATATTATTTGAATAAACCCGAAGAAAGATATGCTATTTGTGAAGAACAAAGAAAGCATTTCTTAAAGCATCATACTTATGAAAAAAGAATGGAAACAATGTTAGAACTAATCAACTAATATGGAGATTTATTTTTTTACAATATTTTTCTTAATGTTTTTTTCTATCGTAGAGATAAATCTTAAAGATGTAAAAGGATCTAATATCTTGCTAAACACTTTAAAGTTTTTAAGTTTTGTGATATTGGTAACTCAAATGGGTCTTAGATGGGAAACTGGAACGGACTGGACTCCCTATCTGAATCATTATGAGAATTTTAGAAATGAAAAGAGATGGATAGGATACAATGACCAATTAGAGTTGGGGTACGATTTTTTTGCACATTTTTTTTATAATTATCTTTACGGATATTCAATCTTT
Proteins encoded in this region:
- a CDS encoding CatB-related O-acetyltransferase gives rise to the protein MLFRQYLQSVDWRLNNGHNSTTLGKHISSIDKVKVGKYSYGQLNIEAYDHKDEKLVIGNFVSIASNVRFILGGNHQINTFSTFPVKSVFIKHSPQHDAMTRGAIEVEDEVWIGANSIIMSGVKLGKGSIVAAGSIVTKNVEQFSIVGGNPAKFIRWRIPEELIEERKKINLIDFDTELIKKENSIFYRTLDKDILDSIKKIKNK
- a CDS encoding glycosyltransferase family 2 protein, which gives rise to MQVSIIIVNYNTKVITNNCIDSIISKTRDIEYEIILVDNGSTDGSKEYFEQREEVKYIYSKENLGFGKANNLGNQYATGEFLFILNSDTVLIENSIKILKDFFESNESKLNIGVLGAVLCDENLNMINTAGSFPQIKFYILDYLNLFLKTKYKTYKKIDFNDITKVDMVSGADMFLRRGLFNEVNGFDENFFLYFEETDLQKRIFNLFKINYITNQTKIIHLEGASSKVNNWKRKIIQDSQTLYFRKNESKNFLKYVFFELLCSPIRLLNSNYSFKENISFLQNNIKNLL
- a CDS encoding glycosyltransferase; amino-acid sequence: MRVLQICTGFDISFHGGITNYVRNISGTMAENGHDVTVLYSKDNKEEKNYSFKTLNINPKLRPFHLSSIISNNDIDLLEKIVKDISPDIIHVHMMIDLPVRALEIFKKYAKVVISLHDYSYVCNRIILLDKDGKLCTNSDSNKKCNSCISFEETIDNRYISAGVREGLKLLKIKRLGNSSGHHERFLEGKKLFKSVDSLIAVSSRVKEIYQENGYDNDLFIVNHIGNYTADESFRNNFKGRVKKDPIQKLKLGFIGNLHFHKGANLFLKLVENSDHEFHIYGGIDDSVLEKIQSMHHVFYHGRYQHSDLVNILKQIDLGLVLSIWEDNAPQVVFEFLNAGVPVIGTKMGGIPDFVNENNGFLFENNDTGIESVLKLMNSEEIYNLYNRVINTIEGTKTASQHMDELMKIYNQIL
- a CDS encoding CgeB family protein, translated to MKIAIIGSKDFDSLEYHLHDSLQFMGHNIFHIDVKDVIKIPYKYNYWATKFFPKYDERIFTKIADRIIDEKPDLVIGVYRFIHPNCIKKIKNALKNVKVIHINPDALTTFEYQQIFVSDYDAYFTKDSYIVDFMKGKMNLNAHYLPEAFNQRVHKSVDKEKAVLEKAINIDVVTFGTMYPYRANMVKSLINNGIDIKLFGVPDRRFPQKAVENNFTNEFITGDRKSEVLLGSKIVFNNFHYAEIESVNVKFFEIGGIGAFQICDYKPIIKEYSAIDPEKFTYKNINEAVEKIQYYLNKPEERYAICEEQRKHFLKHHTYEKRMETMLELIN